In Candidatus Bathyarchaeota archaeon, a single window of DNA contains:
- a CDS encoding acetyl-CoA decarbonylase/synthase complex subunit gamma produces MSKPSPIIVYNLLPKKNCGECKVATCMAFALKLIEGEAEFEECPYLTEEQKIKLSSLISPPIKIVSFGKKKLIVGGERVLFRHELRFLHPAVLSINISDSLNEEAIKEKTFYIKNFIVERAGEKFSIDSITITSDSGDYEKFRKTVKLVMDISDLPLILYSLNPKVIQAGLNEAVDNKPILCSAKPDTLESFIEISKRYSCPLTLESSDLNELKIMAEKAEGLEVLLNPWSPSIKPFKLLSNVITIRRCGIELKMKEFSHPILVALNLIAKDAWIEPFLASMLITRYANVVILNSTAVEALLPLFILRQSVYSNPRIPATVSPGLYEAGKPNKNSPVILTTNYALTYYLVTGDLENAGVNCYILILDSQGMSVLNALAGGFLSSEAIKKLIQNSKIEEKVSHRKLIIPGGIAKLKWEIEEALGWEVIVGPEESSELPAFLRKEWSSP; encoded by the coding sequence TTGAGTAAACCATCTCCAATCATAGTTTATAATCTTTTACCTAAAAAAAACTGTGGTGAATGCAAAGTTGCAACATGCATGGCTTTTGCTTTAAAATTGATTGAAGGGGAAGCTGAATTTGAAGAATGCCCATATTTAACTGAAGAGCAGAAAATAAAGCTTTCTTCATTAATTTCTCCTCCTATAAAAATTGTTTCTTTTGGAAAAAAGAAATTGATTGTTGGAGGGGAAAGAGTTCTTTTCCGCCATGAATTAAGATTTCTTCATCCAGCAGTTTTATCAATTAACATAAGCGATTCCTTAAATGAAGAAGCAATTAAAGAAAAAACTTTTTATATAAAAAATTTTATTGTTGAAAGAGCTGGTGAAAAATTTTCAATAGATAGCATAACTATAACTTCAGATTCTGGAGATTACGAGAAATTTAGGAAAACAGTTAAGCTTGTTATGGATATTTCAGATTTACCTTTAATTTTATATTCTTTAAATCCTAAAGTAATTCAAGCAGGGTTAAATGAGGCTGTTGATAATAAACCAATTTTATGCTCAGCTAAACCTGATACATTAGAAAGCTTTATTGAAATTTCAAAACGTTATTCATGCCCGTTAACTTTAGAGTCAAGCGATTTAAACGAGCTTAAAATTATGGCTGAGAAAGCTGAAGGATTAGAGGTTTTGCTTAACCCTTGGAGCCCATCAATTAAGCCATTCAAGCTTCTCTCAAATGTTATAACTATTAGAAGATGTGGAATAGAGTTGAAAATGAAAGAGTTTTCGCATCCTATTTTAGTTGCATTAAATCTTATTGCTAAAGATGCTTGGATAGAGCCTTTTTTAGCCTCAATGCTTATAACCAGATATGCTAATGTAGTGATTTTAAATTCAACTGCTGTAGAAGCTTTGCTTCCATTATTTATTCTTAGGCAAAGCGTATACTCTAACCCAAGGATTCCAGCAACTGTTTCTCCAGGGCTTTATGAAGCTGGTAAACCAAACAAGAATTCTCCAGTTATCTTAACAACAAACTATGCTTTAACTTATTATTTAGTAACAGGAGATTTAGAAAATGCAGGTGTTAACTGCTATATTTTAATTTTAGATTCTCAAGGAATGTCTGTTTTAAACGCTTTAGCTGGAGGTTTTCTTTCTTCTGAAGCAATTAAAAAGTTAATTCAAAATTCTAAAATTGAAGAGAAGGTGTCTCATAGAAAGTTAATTATTCCAGGTGGGATAGCTAAGCTTAAATGGGAGATAGAAGAAGCTTTAGGTTGGGAAGTAATTGTTGGACCTGAAGAATCCTCTGAGCTTCCAGCTTTCTTGAGAAAAGAGTGGTCTTCACCTTAA
- a CDS encoding ATP-binding cassette domain-containing protein — MAYIETQDLTKKYGEKYALKNVNIKVNRGEFLALAGPSGSGKTTLLKLLDFLEEPTSGEIIFDGVNALCSEKEKLSLRRRIGMVFQQSVMFNTTVYNNVAYPLQVRGIKNNVNEKVKEALELVGLKGFEKRKALTLSGGEMQRVSLAQALVFEPELLLLDEPTANLDPRNTSIIEEIISKVNREHKVTVIMATHNLSQAERLAFKIAILYEGKIVEVKDAKEAFIKPSDFLASFANLWNVYSGEATSLEEGISLIDLGEGVKIEALTQKKGAVTVFIKPDEIIVSTVPIQSSARNVLKGKIAEIIDLNNQVQIKVNAGKEITAILTKKSFKDMKLNLDSQVYLSFKASSIRVI; from the coding sequence ATGGCATATATTGAAACTCAAGATTTAACAAAAAAATATGGCGAAAAATATGCTTTAAAAAACGTTAATATAAAAGTTAATCGGGGAGAGTTTCTTGCTCTTGCAGGACCAAGCGGAAGCGGTAAAACCACGCTTCTAAAGCTTTTAGATTTTCTTGAAGAACCAACAAGCGGCGAAATAATTTTTGATGGCGTTAATGCTTTATGCTCTGAAAAAGAAAAACTAAGTTTGCGTAGAAGAATAGGAATGGTTTTTCAGCAAAGCGTAATGTTTAACACTACAGTATACAATAATGTTGCGTATCCTCTTCAAGTTAGGGGAATAAAAAATAATGTAAATGAAAAAGTGAAGGAAGCTCTTGAGTTGGTTGGTTTAAAAGGTTTTGAAAAAAGGAAAGCTTTAACTCTTTCAGGTGGAGAAATGCAGAGGGTTTCTTTAGCTCAAGCTTTAGTTTTTGAACCTGAACTATTGCTTTTAGATGAGCCTACTGCTAATTTAGATCCTAGAAACACATCTATAATTGAGGAGATAATATCGAAAGTTAATCGTGAGCATAAAGTTACAGTGATTATGGCTACGCATAATCTTTCTCAAGCTGAACGTTTAGCATTTAAAATAGCTATTCTTTATGAGGGGAAAATTGTTGAAGTTAAAGATGCGAAAGAAGCGTTTATAAAGCCATCAGATTTTTTAGCAAGCTTCGCTAATTTATGGAATGTTTATTCAGGTGAAGCTACTTCACTTGAAGAAGGAATTTCCTTAATAGATTTAGGGGAAGGCGTTAAAATTGAAGCTTTAACTCAAAAAAAGGGAGCTGTAACCGTATTCATTAAACCTGATGAAATTATAGTTTCAACTGTTCCAATTCAAAGCAGCGCCAGAAATGTTTTAAAAGGGAAGATAGCTGAAATAATAGATTTAAATAATCAAGTTCAAATTAAAGTAAACGCTGGAAAAGAAATTACAGCTATATTAACGAAGAAATCTTTTAAAGATATGAAGCTTAATCTTGATTCTCAAGTTTACTTAAGCTTTAAAGCTTCATCAATTCGCGTTATTTAA
- a CDS encoding ABC transporter permease, translating into MNLILEGLIKAFWLIASFDQEVYSIMFLTLRVSGTAVAIGALIGIPLGAGIGLKDFFGKRFLISVINTLMGLPPVVVGLFVYLILSTSGPLGALQLLYTPTAMIIAQLIMVVPIVVGVTISSVSSIDKTIRDKALSLGATKMQLIITILKEAKAGFLTAVIAAFGGAISEVGAVMIVGGNIRWATRVLTTAIVIETELGKFDVAIALGVILLLLAFIINWVLTQMQWSGLKR; encoded by the coding sequence TTGAATCTTATTCTTGAGGGTTTAATTAAAGCGTTTTGGTTAATAGCTTCTTTTGATCAAGAAGTTTACAGCATTATGTTTTTAACTTTAAGAGTTTCAGGTACAGCTGTTGCTATTGGAGCATTAATCGGTATACCTTTAGGCGCTGGAATAGGGCTTAAAGATTTTTTTGGAAAACGCTTTCTTATAAGCGTGATTAATACTTTAATGGGTTTACCTCCAGTTGTAGTTGGGTTATTTGTTTATTTAATTCTTTCAACATCAGGGCCTTTAGGTGCACTTCAGCTTTTATATACTCCAACCGCGATGATAATAGCTCAGTTAATTATGGTTGTGCCAATTGTTGTTGGTGTAACAATTTCATCGGTAAGCTCTATAGATAAAACTATCCGTGATAAAGCTTTATCGCTTGGCGCCACAAAAATGCAGCTTATAATCACAATTTTAAAGGAGGCTAAAGCTGGGTTTTTAACAGCAGTAATAGCTGCGTTTGGTGGAGCTATTTCTGAAGTAGGTGCAGTAATGATTGTTGGAGGAAATATTAGATGGGCGACAAGAGTTTTAACTACAGCTATAGTTATTGAAACAGAGCTTGGAAAATTTGATGTTGCTATAGCGCTTGGAGTAATTTTGCTTTTACTAGCGTTTATAATAAACTGGGTTTTAACGCAAATGCAATGGAGTGGGTTGAAAAGATAA
- a CDS encoding substrate-binding domain-containing protein: MKLKEILIPLILCIIIVCGFLVYEYLTIQKQQTLILATTTSTFDSGLLDYLLPFFEKEYDVKVKVLAKGSGEAIEIAKRGDADVVLMHVKQLEDSFVNDGYGVHRVGVMYNDFVLIGPKNDPAKVKGLSNASYAFQKIFEAGMREKTVFISRADKSGTHIKELSIWSEINVKPSDKNFKWYIEAGAGMGAVLRMTNEKQGYTLTDRGTWLSFKNQLNNLEVLVEGDLILMNPYSIIPVNPEKYPQRNYKMAVAFAKFLVSEKGQKLIESFKKDGETLFYPMARDFNKAYELGFPNQELEIAWYDSINPYSLLTSPFTAAKILFKQRFYIC, from the coding sequence ATGAAGTTAAAAGAGATTTTAATTCCTTTAATATTATGCATCATAATTGTTTGTGGATTTCTTGTTTATGAATATTTGACTATTCAAAAGCAGCAAACGCTTATTCTCGCTACAACTACAAGCACTTTTGATAGCGGGCTTTTAGATTACTTATTGCCATTTTTCGAGAAAGAGTATGATGTGAAAGTTAAGGTTTTAGCTAAAGGTAGCGGTGAAGCAATAGAAATAGCTAAAAGAGGGGATGCTGACGTAGTTTTAATGCATGTGAAACAGTTGGAGGATTCATTCGTAAATGATGGGTATGGAGTTCATAGAGTTGGTGTAATGTATAATGACTTTGTATTAATAGGTCCAAAAAATGATCCTGCAAAAGTAAAGGGGTTATCAAATGCGTCTTACGCTTTTCAAAAAATTTTTGAAGCTGGAATGAGGGAAAAAACTGTTTTTATTTCTCGCGCAGATAAATCTGGAACTCATATTAAGGAGTTAAGCATTTGGAGCGAAATTAATGTTAAGCCTTCAGATAAAAATTTTAAATGGTATATTGAAGCGGGAGCTGGTATGGGTGCTGTGTTACGAATGACGAATGAAAAGCAAGGTTACACTTTAACAGATAGAGGGACATGGTTATCTTTTAAAAATCAATTAAATAACTTAGAGGTTTTAGTGGAGGGGGATCTTATTTTAATGAATCCTTACTCTATTATACCTGTTAACCCTGAAAAATATCCTCAAAGAAACTATAAAATGGCAGTTGCTTTTGCGAAATTTTTAGTTTCAGAGAAAGGGCAAAAACTTATAGAATCGTTTAAAAAAGATGGGGAAACCTTGTTTTATCCGATGGCGAGGGATTTTAATAAAGCTTATGAATTAGGCTTTCCAAACCAAGAATTGGAAATAGCATGGTATGATTCAATAAATCCTTACAGCTTGTTAACTTCACCTTTTACTGCAGCTAAAATTTTATTTAAACAAAGATTTTATATTTGTTAA
- a CDS encoding DUF2330 domain-containing protein, with the protein MKKTIFIIVFIIVLAFASLAYADRGVFPIMDADVYGPGQKAIIAWNGEIERLILSTDLYSNREVKVLEVIPFPSKPKVEAGSFSAFEVIQNLMKEKAPRAPIEKTMLEIVFHEKIGVHDVTIVKAENKEELINFMFNYISEFNVPQSLFTRGETVLEDYLNRGFHYWVFDLIDLNLEARSIEPLVYEFQSSFLYYPMKISSLAEGSTKITLYLITSEPINEDDLPAKMSLAKYFPINQPIQFQLSKEELSRIDVGCFNLFASLNNEFQAWLTVIKYEGELNNLDFDLEIFKSQLQCRLIKVAVDKNQYKLRETVNITVNFTHLTPGCFEIQVLHFHLINLEVYDSAGKLIQSWSWKVNEDFYKVVFWKPDKSGNYTIKAASFWNGEKLEVEDQLNITVLDLSEPGLKLQMNLYAGITFIVGMLIGFGVAYLFFKRKKKEETKKLNKAFNAILTFSL; encoded by the coding sequence ATGAAAAAAACTATTTTTATAATCGTTTTTATAATTGTTTTAGCTTTTGCTTCGTTAGCTTATGCTGATAGAGGCGTTTTCCCGATAATGGATGCTGATGTTTATGGGCCTGGGCAAAAAGCTATAATAGCTTGGAATGGCGAAATTGAACGGTTAATTCTTTCAACAGATCTTTATTCAAATAGGGAAGTTAAAGTTTTAGAAGTTATTCCTTTTCCTTCAAAACCTAAAGTTGAAGCTGGAAGCTTTTCAGCTTTTGAAGTTATTCAAAATTTAATGAAAGAAAAAGCTCCTAGAGCACCTATTGAAAAAACTATGTTGGAAATTGTTTTTCATGAAAAAATTGGTGTTCACGACGTAACGATTGTTAAAGCTGAAAATAAAGAAGAATTAATTAACTTCATGTTTAATTATATAAGCGAATTTAATGTTCCTCAATCGTTATTTACTCGTGGAGAAACGGTTTTAGAAGATTATTTAAATAGAGGTTTTCATTACTGGGTTTTTGATTTAATAGATTTAAATCTTGAAGCTAGAAGCATAGAACCTTTAGTTTATGAGTTTCAAAGTTCATTTCTTTATTATCCAATGAAGATTTCAAGCTTAGCTGAAGGCTCAACAAAAATAACCCTCTACTTAATAACTAGCGAGCCTATAAATGAAGATGATCTTCCAGCTAAAATGAGTTTAGCAAAATATTTTCCAATTAACCAACCGATTCAATTTCAGCTTTCAAAAGAAGAATTAAGTAGAATAGATGTAGGCTGCTTTAATCTCTTCGCATCTTTAAACAATGAATTTCAAGCATGGTTAACAGTTATTAAATATGAAGGGGAATTAAACAATTTAGATTTTGATTTGGAAATTTTTAAATCGCAGCTTCAATGCCGTTTAATAAAAGTAGCCGTTGATAAAAATCAATATAAACTTAGAGAAACAGTTAATATAACTGTTAATTTTACGCATTTAACGCCTGGCTGCTTTGAAATTCAAGTTCTTCATTTTCATTTAATAAATCTTGAAGTATATGATTCAGCTGGTAAATTAATTCAATCTTGGAGTTGGAAGGTAAACGAAGATTTTTATAAAGTTGTTTTTTGGAAGCCTGATAAATCTGGAAACTATACTATAAAAGCTGCTTCATTCTGGAATGGGGAAAAACTAGAAGTTGAAGACCAATTAAATATTACTGTTTTAGATTTAAGTGAACCAGGTTTAAAGCTTCAAATGAACCTATATGCTGGTATTACATTTATTGTAGGCATGCTTATAGGTTTTGGGGTTGCTTATCTGTTTTTTAAGCGTAAAAAGAAAGAGGAGACTAAAAAACTTAATAAAGCGTTTAATGCTATTTTAACGTTTTCCTTATAA
- a CDS encoding 30S ribosomal protein S3ae, translating to MPKPSKRIKDKWRMKSWFNVTAPSCFGELNIASIPCEEENKLIGRVVEATLYDITNDFSHQTIKLYFLITGLEGKKAKTIMKGHEYSPDYLRSLIRRGASRVDGIFNVTTKDGFSSRVSIVAFSKGRLNTAQKKALRKIMKDVIEEKAEKLNYEQLCQEMVLGKIGSEIYNLAKKINQLRHVGVRKSKLLFTPQKPAEKIEAEEKEVVPAQ from the coding sequence TTGCCAAAGCCGTCTAAACGAATAAAAGATAAATGGAGGATGAAAAGCTGGTTTAATGTAACTGCCCCCTCATGTTTTGGAGAATTAAATATTGCTTCTATACCTTGTGAAGAAGAAAATAAATTAATTGGGAGAGTTGTTGAAGCTACGCTTTATGATATAACTAATGATTTTTCTCATCAAACAATTAAGCTTTATTTTTTAATTACTGGTTTAGAGGGTAAAAAAGCGAAAACTATAATGAAGGGGCATGAATATTCACCAGATTATCTTAGAAGCTTGATTAGAAGAGGGGCAAGCAGAGTTGATGGAATATTTAATGTTACCACAAAGGATGGTTTTTCATCTAGAGTTTCAATAGTAGCTTTTTCTAAGGGTAGATTAAACACTGCTCAAAAAAAAGCTTTAAGAAAAATAATGAAGGATGTTATTGAAGAGAAAGCTGAAAAACTGAATTATGAACAGTTATGTCAAGAAATGGTTCTTGGAAAAATTGGGTCAGAAATATATAATTTAGCGAAAAAAATCAATCAATTAAGGCATGTTGGAGTTAGAAAATCAAAGCTTTTGTTTACGCCTCAAAAACCTGCTGAAAAAATTGAAGCTGAAGAAAAAGAGGTTGTTCCAGCTCAGTAA
- a CDS encoding NTP transferase domain-containing protein — MKGIVLAAGLGSRLTPITDNKPKHMISLCGQPLINYVLTAIKLNEVKDLILVVRKGENFTKNFLDNGEKLGLKLKYSIQEKPLGTADALKSALKFIDEDQFLVVYGDILLSSKVIQEALNCFKEFGENVITVAPVKNAREYGVIKEKNGKLVKLIEKPKDVSGEILVNAGVYILKKEVFNAIKETKKSIRGEFELTDSIKILLRKGISIRVVKVAYDEWMDVGRPWDILEANKRVLSWVKAEVLGEISEKATLIGKVHVAKNAKVKAGSIIEGPAFIDEEAEVGPNSLIRPYTSLGKKTRVGSCCEVKNSVIMDNAKIAHLSYVGDSVIGEFCNIGAGVKIANLKLDEKNVKMIVKGKKIDTGRRKLGAFLGDNVKVGVNASIMPGVKIGSSTMIGPNVIVYKDVQSKKMILLKQELIKKKV, encoded by the coding sequence ATGAAAGGAATTGTTTTAGCTGCTGGATTAGGAAGCAGATTAACACCTATTACAGATAATAAACCTAAGCATATGATTTCTTTATGCGGTCAACCTTTAATAAACTATGTTTTAACGGCAATTAAATTAAATGAAGTTAAAGATTTAATTTTAGTTGTTAGAAAAGGAGAAAATTTTACAAAAAATTTTTTAGACAACGGGGAAAAGCTTGGTTTAAAGCTAAAATATTCAATTCAAGAGAAGCCTTTAGGAACAGCTGACGCTCTTAAATCAGCTTTAAAGTTTATAGATGAAGATCAATTTTTAGTTGTTTATGGAGATATTTTATTAAGCAGTAAAGTAATTCAGGAAGCGTTAAATTGTTTTAAAGAATTTGGAGAAAACGTTATTACAGTTGCTCCTGTTAAAAATGCACGGGAATATGGGGTAATTAAAGAAAAAAATGGAAAACTTGTTAAATTAATTGAGAAACCGAAAGATGTTTCAGGAGAAATTCTCGTTAACGCTGGAGTTTATATACTTAAAAAAGAAGTTTTTAACGCTATTAAAGAGACTAAAAAATCGATTCGCGGAGAGTTTGAGTTAACGGATTCAATAAAAATATTATTAAGGAAAGGCATTTCTATAAGAGTGGTTAAAGTAGCTTATGATGAATGGATGGATGTAGGTAGGCCTTGGGATATTTTAGAAGCTAATAAAAGAGTTTTAAGCTGGGTTAAAGCTGAAGTTCTTGGAGAAATATCTGAAAAAGCAACTTTAATTGGTAAAGTTCATGTAGCTAAAAACGCTAAAGTAAAGGCAGGTTCAATAATTGAAGGTCCAGCATTTATCGATGAAGAAGCTGAAGTGGGACCTAACAGTTTAATTCGCCCATATACAAGCTTAGGGAAAAAAACCAGGGTTGGAAGTTGTTGCGAAGTAAAAAACAGTGTAATAATGGATAATGCTAAAATTGCTCATTTATCTTATGTCGGCGACAGTGTTATAGGTGAATTTTGTAATATAGGTGCAGGGGTTAAAATAGCTAATTTAAAATTAGATGAAAAAAACGTAAAAATGATTGTTAAAGGAAAAAAGATTGATACAGGTAGAAGAAAGCTTGGGGCATTTCTAGGAGATAACGTTAAAGTTGGAGTTAATGCAAGCATTATGCCAGGTGTTAAAATAGGGTCCTCAACGATGATAGGGCCAAATGTAATTGTTTATAAAGATGTGCAGAGTAAAAAAATGATTTTATTAAAGCAAGAGTTAATTAAGAAAAAGGTTTAA
- a CDS encoding redox-regulated ATPase YchF: MGYLVGIVGKPNVGKSTFFSAATLIPVPIANYPFTTIKPNRGIGYVKVKCVCQEFNVKDNPVNSTCINGYRFIPVELIDCAGLVPDAWKGRGLGNQFLDEIRQADALIHVVDASGGTDEEGRLCELGVHNPLEDVRFLEREFDMWLYQIISKDWSKISKSVETVKADLSLELEKRLSGLAIRKDQINEAIRKCGLNPKESSKWSDESLLNFTRELRALTKPIMLAANKADLPIAASNIEKLKNQGYLTMPCSAEAELALRKAAEKGFIKYLPGDSDFEILNEEALQQKQKDALNFIKEKVLKIWGSTGVQNAINAAFFKLLNMIVVYPVEDPEKLTNHVGKVLPDAFLVPYGTTAKKFAGIIHSELEESFIYAIEARTGKRIGEDYILKNNDVISIVSARKRA, from the coding sequence ATGGGCTATTTAGTTGGAATTGTTGGAAAACCTAACGTTGGAAAATCAACATTTTTTTCAGCTGCAACTTTAATTCCTGTTCCAATAGCTAATTACCCTTTTACAACGATTAAACCTAATAGAGGGATAGGGTATGTTAAAGTTAAATGTGTATGCCAAGAGTTTAATGTTAAAGATAATCCTGTAAACTCAACTTGCATAAATGGTTATAGATTTATTCCAGTAGAGTTAATTGATTGCGCAGGGCTTGTTCCAGACGCTTGGAAAGGTAGAGGCTTAGGAAACCAGTTTTTAGATGAGATTAGACAAGCTGATGCTTTAATTCATGTTGTTGACGCTTCTGGAGGAACAGATGAAGAGGGAAGATTATGCGAGTTAGGAGTTCATAATCCTTTAGAGGATGTTCGTTTTTTAGAAAGAGAGTTTGATATGTGGCTTTATCAAATAATAAGCAAAGATTGGAGTAAAATTTCTAAATCTGTTGAAACTGTTAAAGCTGATTTATCTTTAGAGTTGGAGAAGAGATTAAGCGGTTTAGCTATAAGAAAAGATCAAATTAATGAAGCTATAAGGAAGTGTGGTTTAAACCCTAAAGAATCAAGTAAATGGAGTGATGAATCTCTTTTAAATTTTACTCGCGAGTTAAGGGCTTTAACTAAACCTATAATGCTGGCTGCTAATAAAGCTGATTTACCCATAGCTGCAAGCAATATTGAAAAGCTTAAAAATCAAGGTTATTTAACAATGCCTTGCAGCGCTGAAGCAGAGTTAGCTCTTAGAAAAGCTGCTGAAAAAGGCTTTATAAAATATCTTCCTGGAGATTCAGATTTCGAGATTTTAAATGAAGAAGCTTTACAGCAAAAACAAAAGGATGCATTAAATTTTATTAAAGAAAAAGTTTTAAAAATATGGGGTTCCACAGGGGTTCAAAACGCTATAAATGCAGCTTTCTTTAAGCTTTTAAATATGATTGTTGTTTATCCAGTTGAAGATCCTGAAAAGCTTACTAATCATGTTGGTAAAGTTTTGCCAGATGCTTTTCTAGTTCCATATGGGACAACAGCTAAAAAATTCGCTGGAATAATTCATTCAGAGCTTGAAGAAAGCTTTATTTACGCTATTGAAGCTAGAACAGGAAAAAGAATTGGAGAAGATTATATACTTAAAAATAATGATGTAATATCTATAGTTAGCGCTAGAAAAAGAGCTTAA
- a CDS encoding DEAD/DEAH box helicase family protein, with protein MNMVKFIEHPLIWPNKIEARAYQLNIAEKACLKNTLVVLPTALGKTVISALAAAHFLYNYKHLRVLVMAPTRPLVMQHKESFMNILKLKDSDSILLTGKTQSLYRKRIWNSNFKIIFATPQVVKNDLEKNFFSLKDFSLLIFDECHRARKDYAYTYIAKKYIEQCSWPIILGLTASPGADEMKVKEICEALFIEQIEFRVESDPDVASYINPINVEWKFIDMPSEYIELSSLIKDMLNEKLLWLNKNGLIKKNLNYITRKDLLKLGVELHARLESSIDKGFIYSAIINQSAALTLFHALELLETQGIQTLKAFLEKIKKEDLSKKSFKTIVNDLRYFKLSQLLKIYSDKFHPKIQLLKNEVEKQLKAKPNSKILIFTQYRDTASYIVEQLKQNYFVERFVGQASKNGDLGLTQDKQAEILNRFRNGKTNVLIATCIAEEGLDIPSVDLVIFYEPIPSEIRYIQRKGRTGRKSAGKVVILAAKNTYDMAYLYASKRKVEKMKHIISRLNKILKPAQRLGEKPKLNPLSKEEIEELNKAILIKNN; from the coding sequence TTGAATATGGTAAAGTTTATTGAGCACCCATTAATTTGGCCTAACAAAATTGAAGCAAGAGCTTATCAATTAAATATAGCTGAAAAAGCTTGCTTAAAAAACACGCTTGTTGTTTTACCTACAGCTTTAGGTAAAACTGTTATTTCAGCTTTAGCAGCTGCGCATTTCTTATACAATTATAAACATTTACGAGTTTTAGTTATGGCTCCAACAAGACCTTTAGTTATGCAGCATAAAGAAAGCTTTATGAATATTTTAAAGCTTAAAGATTCAGATTCTATCTTATTAACTGGAAAGACTCAAAGCCTTTATCGAAAACGCATTTGGAATAGCAATTTTAAAATCATATTTGCAACTCCACAAGTTGTTAAAAACGATTTAGAAAAAAATTTTTTCTCTCTTAAAGATTTTAGCTTATTAATTTTTGATGAATGCCATAGAGCTAGAAAAGATTACGCTTACACTTATATAGCGAAAAAATATATAGAGCAATGCTCTTGGCCTATAATTCTTGGATTAACAGCCAGCCCAGGAGCTGATGAAATGAAAGTTAAAGAAATTTGCGAAGCTTTATTTATTGAGCAAATTGAATTTCGTGTTGAAAGCGATCCTGATGTAGCTTCATATATTAACCCTATTAATGTTGAATGGAAATTTATCGATATGCCCAGCGAGTATATTGAGTTATCTAGCTTAATAAAAGATATGCTTAATGAAAAACTGCTTTGGCTTAACAAAAACGGTTTAATTAAAAAGAATCTTAATTATATTACGCGTAAGGATTTACTTAAGCTTGGAGTTGAGCTTCACGCTAGATTAGAAAGTTCAATTGATAAAGGATTTATTTATAGCGCGATAATTAATCAATCAGCTGCTTTAACATTATTTCATGCTTTAGAGCTTCTTGAAACACAGGGAATTCAAACTCTTAAAGCTTTTTTAGAAAAAATTAAAAAAGAAGATTTGAGCAAAAAAAGCTTTAAAACTATAGTTAATGATTTAAGATACTTTAAGCTTTCACAACTTTTAAAAATTTACAGCGATAAATTTCATCCTAAAATTCAATTATTAAAAAATGAAGTGGAAAAACAGCTTAAAGCTAAACCAAACTCAAAAATATTAATATTTACTCAATATAGAGATACCGCTTCATATATTGTAGAACAATTGAAACAAAATTATTTTGTTGAAAGATTTGTTGGTCAAGCTTCTAAAAATGGAGATTTAGGGCTTACTCAAGATAAGCAAGCTGAAATTTTAAATCGATTTCGAAATGGAAAAACAAATGTTTTAATAGCTACATGCATAGCTGAAGAGGGATTAGATATTCCAAGCGTAGATTTAGTAATTTTTTATGAACCTATTCCAAGCGAAATTAGATATATTCAAAGGAAAGGTCGAACTGGAAGAAAATCAGCTGGAAAAGTTGTGATTCTAGCTGCTAAAAACACTTATGATATGGCTTACCTTTATGCTAGCAAACGTAAAGTAGAAAAAATGAAGCATATTATAAGCCGTCTTAATAAAATTTTAAAGCCTGCTCAAAGATTAGGTGAAAAACCAAAGTTAAATCCGCTTTCTAAAGAGGAAATTGAAGAGCTTAACAAAGCTATATTAATTAAAAACAATTAA